A stretch of the Bradyrhizobium arachidis genome encodes the following:
- a CDS encoding bifunctional protein-serine/threonine kinase/phosphatase has product MTMTRGLEISVGQYSDKGRKPINQDFHGVLIPDEPQLSLKGIAAVLADGISSSTVSQIASESAVKSFLMDYYCTSEAWTVKTSARRVLDATNSWLHAQTRKSQYAYDRDKGYVCTLSAMVIKGTTAHIFHVGDCRIYRVAGKALEQLTDDHRIIVSSEQTYLGRALGINPQLEIDYQTLEIERGDIFLLATDGAYEFVDARFVTSALNEHAGELDGAAKAIVEEAYRRGSDDNITVQILRIDAMPQREPIGIFNQTSELPLPPLPEPRAIFDGYRIVREVHASSRSHIYLAVDAETEEPVALKLPSIDLRDNRAYLKRFLMEEWIARRIDSPHVLKPLSQSRRRGYLYVATEFVEGQTLRQWMTDNPRPDLETVRGLIEQIAAGLRAFHRMEMLHQDLRPDNILIDKTGTAKIIDFGSVRVAGVAEAAPQGDADEILGTVQYTAPEYFLGEGGSPRSDMFSLAVICYQMLTGKLPYGAQVAKIRRKSDVRKLQYRAADDDRNVPAWVDGALRRALHPDPYKRHEDMSEFVFELRTPNPAYLNTRITPLLERSPLLFWKLTSAALACTVVALLALLHAR; this is encoded by the coding sequence ATGACGATGACCCGCGGACTTGAGATTTCGGTCGGCCAGTATTCCGACAAGGGTCGCAAGCCCATCAACCAGGATTTTCACGGCGTCCTGATTCCGGACGAGCCGCAGCTCAGCCTGAAGGGCATCGCGGCCGTTCTGGCCGACGGCATCTCGAGCAGCACGGTAAGCCAGATCGCCAGCGAGTCGGCGGTCAAGAGCTTCCTGATGGACTACTACTGCACGTCGGAAGCCTGGACGGTGAAGACCTCCGCCCGGCGCGTGCTGGACGCGACCAATTCCTGGCTGCACGCGCAGACGCGCAAGAGCCAATATGCCTATGACCGCGACAAGGGCTACGTCTGCACCCTCAGCGCCATGGTCATCAAAGGGACCACCGCGCACATCTTCCACGTCGGCGACTGCCGCATCTACCGCGTGGCCGGCAAGGCGCTGGAGCAGTTGACCGACGATCACCGCATCATCGTGTCGTCGGAGCAGACCTATCTCGGCCGCGCGCTCGGCATCAATCCGCAGCTCGAGATCGACTACCAGACTCTCGAAATCGAACGCGGCGACATCTTCCTGCTGGCAACCGACGGCGCCTATGAATTCGTCGATGCGCGTTTCGTCACCAGCGCGCTGAACGAGCATGCCGGCGAGCTCGACGGTGCGGCAAAGGCCATCGTCGAGGAGGCGTACCGGCGCGGCAGCGACGACAACATCACCGTCCAGATCCTGCGCATCGATGCGATGCCGCAGCGCGAGCCGATCGGCATCTTCAACCAGACCTCCGAGCTGCCGCTTCCTCCTTTGCCGGAGCCGCGCGCGATCTTCGACGGCTACCGGATCGTCCGCGAAGTCCACGCCAGCAGCCGCAGCCACATCTATCTTGCGGTCGATGCCGAAACCGAGGAGCCGGTCGCGCTCAAACTACCGTCGATCGATCTGCGCGACAATCGCGCCTATCTGAAACGCTTCCTGATGGAGGAGTGGATCGCGCGCCGCATCGATAGCCCGCATGTGCTGAAGCCGCTGTCACAGTCGCGGCGGCGCGGCTACCTCTATGTCGCGACCGAGTTCGTCGAAGGGCAGACCTTGCGGCAATGGATGACCGACAATCCGCGCCCCGATCTCGAGACCGTGCGCGGACTGATCGAGCAGATCGCCGCGGGCCTGCGCGCCTTCCACCGCATGGAGATGCTGCATCAGGATCTCAGGCCCGACAACATTCTGATCGACAAGACGGGCACCGCAAAGATCATCGATTTTGGATCGGTTCGGGTGGCCGGGGTGGCCGAGGCAGCGCCGCAAGGCGATGCCGACGAAATCCTCGGCACGGTCCAGTACACGGCGCCGGAGTATTTTCTCGGCGAAGGCGGCTCGCCGCGCTCCGACATGTTTTCGCTCGCCGTCATCTGTTACCAGATGCTCACGGGAAAGCTTCCCTACGGCGCCCAGGTCGCAAAAATCCGGCGAAAATCGGACGTGCGGAAGCTGCAATATCGTGCCGCGGACGACGATCGCAACGTTCCTGCATGGGTCGATGGCGCGCTCAGGCGCGCGCTTCATCCGGATCCTTACAAGCGGCACGAGGACATGTCCGAATTCGTCTTCGAGCTTCGAACGCCAAATCCGGCCTATCTCAACACCCGGATCACGCCCCTTCTGGAGCGCAGCCCGCTGTTGTTCTGGAAGCTGACCTCGGCGGCACTCGCCTGCACAGTCGTCGCTCTCCTCGCGCTATTGCACGCGCGCTAG
- a CDS encoding intradiol ring-cleavage dioxygenase: MTQFNESELTEAVIKSFDNTPNPRAKFLLQELVKSLHDYVSKTNLTFEEWDYAIDFLTRTGHKCTDTRQEFILLSDVLGVSMLVDAVNHRDREGATETTVLGPFYVGEHTVTPHGADISPHNLTGEKMFVQSCVMDINGKPLAGVPVDVWHADDDGLYDSQKPNYDSVGASGRARFITDADGRFTFRTILPCSYPIPTDGPVGEMIVKTNRHPMRPAHVHFLVNAKGHEPLITHVFISGDKYLDSDVVFGVKDELVAKVEKRSDAATPDGKEVAAPWHLMTYEFHLKPGGGLAPKPLGVKAEEPA; encoded by the coding sequence ATGACCCAGTTCAACGAATCCGAGCTCACCGAAGCCGTCATCAAGAGTTTCGACAACACGCCGAATCCGCGCGCAAAATTCCTGCTCCAGGAATTGGTGAAGTCGCTTCACGACTATGTCAGCAAGACCAACCTCACCTTCGAGGAATGGGACTATGCGATCGATTTCCTGACCCGCACCGGGCACAAATGCACCGACACCCGCCAGGAATTCATCCTGCTGTCCGACGTGCTCGGCGTCTCGATGCTGGTCGATGCGGTCAACCACCGCGATCGCGAGGGGGCGACTGAAACCACTGTGCTCGGTCCGTTCTATGTCGGCGAGCACACGGTGACGCCCCACGGGGCAGACATCTCGCCTCACAACCTGACCGGCGAGAAGATGTTCGTGCAGAGCTGCGTCATGGACATCAACGGCAAGCCGCTCGCCGGCGTGCCCGTCGACGTCTGGCATGCCGATGACGACGGCCTCTACGATTCACAGAAGCCGAACTACGACAGCGTCGGTGCCTCCGGTCGCGCGCGCTTCATCACCGACGCCGACGGCCGCTTCACCTTCCGCACCATTTTGCCGTGCAGCTATCCGATCCCGACCGACGGTCCGGTCGGCGAGATGATCGTCAAGACCAACCGCCATCCGATGCGCCCCGCGCATGTGCATTTCCTCGTCAACGCCAAGGGCCATGAGCCGCTGATCACCCATGTCTTCATCAGCGGCGACAAATATCTCGATTCCGACGTGGTGTTCGGCGTCAAGGACGAACTCGTGGCGAAGGTGGAGAAGCGCAGCGATGCAGCGACGCCCGACGGCAAGGAGGTCGCCGCGCCCTGGCATCTGATGACCTATGAATTTCACCTCAAGCCGGGTGGCGGACTGGCGCCAAAACCGCTCGGAGTGAAGGCCGAGGAGCCGGCCTAG
- a CDS encoding serine hydrolase, whose translation MLAPTPASPESVGMSKAALDRIDAHLKNRYIDAGRFPGTALVVYRRGKVAHSSVQGFADLERKVPLKDDTIFRIYSMTKPLTSVAFMMLVEEGLVAIDEPVAKYIPEWKNLGVFVAGTAPNFLTRPPTRPMLIVDLLRHTSGLTYGFQQRSNVDAAYREKKLGEVIKAGTLDSLIADLATIPLEFSPGESWNYSVATDVLGYLIGKISGVPFEQFLKARILDPLGMTDTDFHVPASKAHRFAACYSADPQGAMTFHAGQRKQGLTLQDDPAASSFLSPPELVSGGGGLCSTVADYLTFCRALLNGGELGGVRLIGPKTLALMTTNHIPGGQALPEVSRSLFSEATYNGIGFGLGFAVTMRPAETLIAGSAGEYSWGGAATTSFWIDPAEELITIFMTQVLPSSAYPIRRELRSMVYAAISESNL comes from the coding sequence ATGCTCGCCCCTACCCCCGCCTCGCCCGAATCCGTCGGCATGTCCAAGGCCGCGCTCGATCGCATCGATGCGCATCTGAAGAACCGGTATATCGATGCCGGCCGCTTCCCCGGGACGGCGCTGGTGGTCTATCGCCGCGGCAAGGTCGCCCATAGCTCGGTGCAAGGTTTTGCCGATCTCGAGCGCAAGGTCCCGCTCAAGGACGACACCATCTTCCGCATCTATTCCATGACCAAGCCGCTCACCAGCGTCGCCTTCATGATGCTGGTCGAGGAAGGCCTGGTCGCGATCGACGAGCCCGTCGCCAAATACATTCCGGAGTGGAAGAACCTCGGCGTCTTCGTCGCTGGAACCGCGCCCAATTTCCTGACCCGGCCGCCGACGCGGCCGATGCTGATCGTCGACCTGCTCCGGCACACCTCGGGGCTCACCTACGGCTTCCAGCAGCGCTCCAACGTCGATGCCGCCTATCGCGAGAAGAAGCTCGGCGAGGTCATCAAGGCCGGCACGCTGGATTCGCTGATCGCTGACCTCGCCACCATCCCGCTGGAGTTCTCGCCCGGCGAATCCTGGAACTATTCGGTTGCGACCGACGTGCTCGGTTATCTCATCGGCAAGATTTCTGGCGTGCCGTTCGAGCAATTCCTTAAAGCACGCATTCTTGATCCGCTCGGCATGACAGACACGGATTTCCACGTGCCGGCCTCCAAGGCCCACCGCTTCGCGGCCTGCTATTCCGCCGATCCGCAAGGCGCCATGACGTTCCATGCCGGCCAGCGCAAGCAAGGCCTGACGCTGCAGGACGATCCGGCAGCGAGCTCGTTCTTGTCGCCGCCCGAGCTGGTCTCCGGCGGCGGCGGGCTGTGCTCGACGGTCGCCGACTATCTCACCTTTTGCCGCGCGCTACTCAACGGCGGCGAGCTCGGCGGCGTCAGGCTGATCGGGCCGAAGACGCTGGCTCTGATGACGACCAACCACATTCCGGGCGGACAGGCGCTGCCGGAAGTATCTCGCTCGCTGTTCTCCGAGGCGACCTATAACGGCATCGGCTTCGGTCTCGGATTTGCCGTGACCATGCGCCCGGCGGAGACGCTGATCGCAGGCAGCGCCGGCGAATACAGTTGGGGCGGCGCGGCCACGACCTCGTTCTGGATCGACCCGGCCGAAGAGCTGATCACGATCTTCATGACCCAGGTGCTGCCGTCGAGCGCGTACCCGATCCGCCGCGAGCTGCGCAGCATGGTCTACGCGGCGATCAGCGAGAGCAATCTGTGA
- a CDS encoding TRAP transporter large permease yields MSGNVLSAGQAAMVLFGVFIGLLIIRVPVAFALGLACVPILLIEPHLSMMALAQETFNAYNSFILLAVPFFLLTANLMSIGGITDRLVALSRSMVGHWPGSLAQINVVLSVFFAGISGSSTADAASQSKIFIDAQTKEGYDLSFSIAITAVSAVLAVIIPPSILMIVWGGLISTSIAAMYLAGIIPGLLIAGAQMATVHVYAVRRGYPTYPKDSWRDFRCAIWRSLPALMTPFIIVGGILLGWFTATESACVAVLYSVALSAFFYRETGARELYRVLLDTGRLAGVALFCVGTASAFGWLLAYYKIPQELLANVSTWGMGPIAAGFFIAFCFLVVGCFLDAIPAIVIVGTVLEPLAKSVDLHPVQFAIISIVSLAFGLVTPPYGLCLMIACAVAGVRLRYALKDTAIMLVPMLVVLAALIVWPSVSLFLPRLIVPEMLK; encoded by the coding sequence ATGAGCGGGAACGTACTTTCCGCCGGACAGGCCGCGATGGTTCTGTTCGGCGTTTTCATCGGCCTGCTCATCATCCGCGTGCCGGTCGCCTTCGCGCTCGGCCTTGCCTGCGTGCCGATCCTGCTGATCGAGCCTCATCTGTCGATGATGGCGCTCGCGCAGGAAACCTTCAACGCCTACAATTCATTCATCCTGCTGGCGGTGCCGTTCTTCCTGCTGACCGCCAATCTGATGAGCATCGGCGGCATCACCGACCGGCTGGTCGCGTTGTCGCGCTCGATGGTCGGACACTGGCCGGGATCGCTGGCGCAGATCAACGTCGTGCTCTCGGTGTTCTTTGCAGGCATCTCCGGCTCCTCGACGGCTGATGCGGCGAGCCAGTCAAAAATCTTTATCGATGCCCAGACCAAGGAAGGCTACGATCTCTCGTTCTCCATCGCTATCACCGCGGTCTCGGCCGTGCTGGCCGTCATTATCCCGCCCTCGATCCTGATGATCGTATGGGGTGGGCTGATCTCGACCTCGATCGCTGCGATGTATTTGGCCGGCATCATACCGGGCCTTCTGATTGCCGGCGCCCAGATGGCGACCGTGCATGTCTATGCGGTGCGCCGCGGCTATCCGACCTATCCGAAGGATAGCTGGCGCGACTTTCGTTGTGCGATCTGGCGGTCGCTGCCGGCGCTGATGACGCCGTTCATCATTGTCGGCGGGATCCTGCTCGGATGGTTCACTGCAACCGAATCCGCCTGCGTTGCGGTTCTCTATTCCGTGGCCCTGTCGGCGTTCTTCTATCGTGAGACCGGCGCACGAGAACTGTACAGGGTCCTGCTCGATACCGGCCGTCTTGCCGGCGTAGCGTTGTTCTGCGTCGGTACCGCAAGCGCGTTCGGCTGGTTGCTGGCCTACTACAAGATTCCGCAGGAGCTCTTGGCCAACGTTTCGACCTGGGGCATGGGGCCGATCGCCGCCGGCTTCTTCATCGCCTTCTGCTTTCTCGTCGTCGGCTGCTTCCTCGACGCGATTCCCGCGATCGTGATCGTCGGCACCGTGCTGGAGCCCCTGGCAAAATCCGTCGATCTGCATCCGGTGCAGTTTGCGATCATCTCGATCGTGTCGCTGGCGTTTGGGCTGGTGACGCCCCCGTACGGGTTGTGCCTGATGATCGCCTGCGCGGTCGCGGGCGTGCGGCTGCGCTATGCCTTGAAGGATACGGCGATCATGCTGGTGCCGATGCTGGTCGTGCTGGCGGCCCTCATCGTCTGGCCGAGCGTGTCGCTGTTCCTGCCGCGGCTTATCGTGCCGGAGATGCTCAAGTAA
- a CDS encoding TRAP transporter small permease encodes MTEIPVAPNPTLWRRATAAYAKLLEVLLAACVGILVVPVTLQIISRYTAFIPSYIWTEEMARFLFVWTIMIGAMVGIRESQHFEVDVWPDLSRRSEAAVRILARLGVLALAFVFVWAGIEFTRFAWNRTSELADLPLWLIHVAWPVAGVTWIVFAGEQILDEMRILVGAKQ; translated from the coding sequence ATGACCGAAATACCTGTTGCGCCGAACCCGACGCTGTGGCGTCGAGCAACGGCGGCCTATGCGAAATTGCTGGAAGTGCTGCTGGCGGCGTGCGTCGGAATCCTGGTCGTTCCGGTGACGCTGCAGATCATATCGCGCTACACCGCGTTCATTCCCTCCTACATCTGGACGGAGGAGATGGCGCGCTTCCTGTTCGTCTGGACGATCATGATCGGCGCCATGGTCGGCATCCGCGAATCTCAGCATTTCGAGGTCGATGTCTGGCCCGATCTGTCGCGGCGGTCGGAGGCTGCGGTGCGCATCCTCGCGCGGCTCGGCGTTCTGGCGCTGGCATTTGTGTTTGTGTGGGCCGGCATCGAATTCACCCGGTTCGCGTGGAACAGGACGTCGGAGCTGGCCGATCTGCCGCTCTGGCTGATCCACGTCGCCTGGCCGGTGGCCGGCGTGACGTGGATCGTGTTTGCGGGCGAACAGATACTTGACGAAATGCGCATTCTGGTTGGGGCAAAGCAATGA
- a CDS encoding TRAP transporter substrate-binding protein, producing the protein MKRRSFLAGLGVTTAAAAVSMPHVLRAQAPISLNGAVQFNDDHAFNRALIRFEELVKKYYGKPINFTLHRNSSLGLEKQYFEYMSQGKAVDYGIVSPAHMSTFAKAAPFIDAPFVFKGIDHMNKVVEANILAPIADEVAAKAEVVLIGYAGGGIRNIFANKPLKNLADLKGLKVRVQGAPIWSKTFAAVGMSPTVIAYNEIYNAIQNGVISAGENEAAGVEAMKFYEVAPHLNLTQHAVSIRPICFSVKTLKTLPKELQDAIMKAGKEAGDYGRQLESSEEVIKLDTLEKAGKLKRVPFEERDAMKKLADPVMATYAKEIGAEGIFEKINVA; encoded by the coding sequence ATGAAGCGAAGGTCATTTCTCGCTGGGCTAGGTGTGACCACTGCGGCGGCTGCGGTTAGCATGCCGCACGTCCTCAGGGCGCAGGCGCCGATCTCGCTGAACGGTGCCGTGCAGTTCAACGACGATCACGCCTTCAACCGGGCGCTGATCCGGTTCGAAGAGCTGGTGAAGAAGTACTACGGCAAGCCGATCAACTTCACGCTGCACCGGAACTCCTCGCTCGGCCTCGAGAAGCAGTACTTCGAGTACATGTCGCAGGGCAAGGCGGTCGACTACGGCATCGTCTCGCCGGCGCACATGTCGACCTTCGCCAAGGCGGCTCCGTTCATCGACGCGCCCTTCGTGTTCAAGGGCATCGACCACATGAACAAGGTCGTCGAAGCCAATATCCTGGCGCCGATCGCCGACGAGGTCGCGGCCAAGGCCGAGGTCGTTCTGATCGGTTATGCCGGCGGCGGCATCCGCAACATTTTTGCAAACAAGCCGCTCAAGAATCTCGCCGATCTCAAGGGCCTCAAGGTGCGCGTGCAGGGCGCGCCGATCTGGTCGAAGACCTTTGCCGCGGTCGGCATGAGCCCGACTGTCATCGCCTATAACGAGATCTACAATGCGATTCAGAACGGCGTGATATCGGCCGGCGAGAACGAGGCCGCCGGCGTCGAGGCGATGAAGTTCTACGAAGTGGCCCCGCATCTCAACCTGACCCAGCACGCCGTGTCGATCCGGCCGATCTGCTTCTCGGTGAAGACGCTGAAGACACTGCCGAAGGAGTTGCAGGACGCGATCATGAAGGCCGGCAAGGAAGCCGGCGACTACGGCCGTCAACTGGAATCGAGCGAAGAGGTCATCAAACTCGACACGCTGGAGAAGGCCGGCAAGCTCAAGCGCGTTCCGTTCGAGGAGCGCGATGCCATGAAGAAGCTCGCCGACCCCGTGATGGCTACCTACGCCAAGGAAATCGGCGCCGAGGGCATCTTCGAGAAGATCAACGTCGCCTGA
- a CDS encoding DUF1236 domain-containing protein: MKKLFLISAAAVLISTGAIAQSTVTTTTGTGHAAVQIEPQYRTKIKSYITEHRVQPVTTKEKIIVGATVPADVELVAVPSDWGPSLTKYRYVYSGERVMLVDPASRTVVQEVD; this comes from the coding sequence ATGAAAAAGCTGTTCCTGATTTCTGCGGCGGCCGTCCTGATCTCGACGGGCGCGATCGCGCAGAGCACCGTCACCACCACCACTGGGACCGGTCACGCCGCCGTGCAGATCGAGCCGCAATACCGGACTAAGATCAAATCCTACATCACCGAGCATCGGGTCCAGCCGGTCACGACGAAGGAAAAGATCATCGTCGGCGCGACCGTGCCTGCTGACGTCGAGCTCGTAGCGGTGCCGTCGGATTGGGGCCCGTCGCTCACCAAATATCGCTACGTCTATTCCGGCGAGCGCGTGATGCTGGTGGATCCGGCGTCGCGGACCGTCGTCCAGGAAGTCGACTGA
- a CDS encoding sensor histidine kinase — MPKFTLPVRLALLIAGTTLPLIAFAVGIAFYNYQQDRNDATRRVLETVRSMRLVLDAEVQRMTGGLQVLALTDALSTGDFNGFRRMSAGFLEQYGKDGVVLVSDRKGRLVFSSMTEDTASLPTRNNVEIVEKVFASKTPQYSDLFLGAFKQRQVVTVEVPVLRDGKVIYDLCFSPPVDMFQNLIEKQRPDEQWTVSLLDAKGIVIARAPNPAENVGKRATPSLYNEMFRKGEASLPTVSLDGVALNAAYTRSKLTGWTVAAGVAESSLVAPLWRNIAVTSLIGGVLLLTGLAFAVRMAATIARGEMLHDLLIEELNHRVKNTLALMQAIAVQTFRSASKTERTKFEGRLGALAEAHNLLSQEKWQGSDLKEVIERATQPFLLSSPGRIRMAGPSVPLSPRLAVVLSMIVHEMATNAAKYGALSNETGTVTLDWELTADTPKPRLRLIWTESGGPPVTAPVQRGFGSRLIERSARDQLGGEATVDFLPRGVVYTIVCTLDEAR; from the coding sequence TTGCCAAAGTTCACCCTGCCCGTCCGGCTCGCCCTTCTGATCGCGGGAACGACGCTGCCGCTGATCGCGTTCGCCGTCGGCATCGCCTTCTACAACTACCAGCAGGACCGCAACGACGCGACGCGGCGCGTGCTCGAGACCGTGCGCAGCATGCGCCTCGTGCTCGACGCCGAGGTGCAGCGCATGACCGGCGGCCTGCAGGTGCTGGCGCTGACCGACGCGCTGTCGACCGGCGACTTCAACGGTTTCCGGCGCATGAGTGCCGGCTTTCTCGAACAGTATGGCAAGGACGGCGTGGTGCTGGTTTCGGACCGCAAGGGCCGCCTCGTGTTCTCGTCGATGACGGAGGACACAGCGAGCCTGCCGACGCGCAACAATGTCGAGATAGTCGAAAAGGTCTTTGCGAGCAAGACGCCGCAATATTCCGACCTCTTCCTCGGCGCGTTCAAGCAGCGCCAGGTAGTCACGGTTGAGGTTCCGGTGCTTCGCGACGGCAAGGTGATCTACGACCTCTGCTTCAGCCCGCCGGTCGACATGTTCCAGAATCTGATCGAGAAGCAGCGGCCCGACGAGCAATGGACGGTGTCGCTGCTCGACGCCAAGGGCATCGTGATCGCACGCGCGCCCAACCCGGCCGAGAATGTCGGCAAGCGCGCCACGCCCTCGCTGTACAACGAGATGTTCCGCAAGGGTGAGGCGTCGCTGCCGACGGTGTCGCTCGACGGCGTCGCGCTGAACGCTGCCTATACCCGCTCGAAGCTGACCGGCTGGACGGTCGCGGCCGGCGTCGCCGAAAGCTCGCTGGTCGCACCGCTCTGGCGCAATATCGCGGTCACCAGCCTGATCGGCGGCGTGCTGCTGCTGACCGGACTTGCCTTCGCGGTGCGCATGGCCGCCACCATCGCCCGCGGCGAGATGCTGCACGACCTCCTGATCGAAGAGCTCAACCATCGCGTCAAGAACACGCTGGCGCTGATGCAGGCGATCGCGGTGCAGACCTTCCGCAGTGCCAGCAAGACCGAGCGGACGAAATTCGAAGGGCGGCTCGGCGCGCTCGCCGAGGCGCACAATCTGTTGAGCCAGGAGAAGTGGCAGGGCTCGGACCTGAAGGAGGTCATCGAGCGCGCCACCCAGCCGTTCCTCTTGAGCAGCCCCGGCCGCATCCGGATGGCCGGACCATCCGTGCCGCTATCGCCGCGACTCGCGGTCGTGCTGTCGATGATCGTGCACGAGATGGCAACCAACGCGGCTAAATACGGTGCGCTGTCCAACGAGACCGGCACGGTGACGCTCGACTGGGAGCTCACCGCCGACACGCCAAAACCGCGGCTGCGCCTGATCTGGACCGAGAGCGGCGGCCCGCCGGTGACGGCGCCGGTGCAGCGCGGCTTCGGCTCGCGCCTGATCGAGCGCAGCGCCCGCGATCAGCTCGGCGGCGAGGCCACGGTGGACTTCTTGCCGCGCGGCGTCGTCTACACCATCGTTTGCACGCTGGACGAGGCGCGGTAG
- a CDS encoding SRPBCC domain-containing protein: MSDIVWPEGYVPGFTDNYCSNEVIVTGLTTAELWPLLNTATLWPTYYANSADVEFDNGKGPRLSLGTRFRFKTFGFPVEAQVVEYVAPVLGQPARVAWHGWAEGDAETRLDVHHAWLIEDLSGGRVRILTQETQVGKPARDLAAAKPNPMINGHQDWLDGMVAAARKARKQ, from the coding sequence ATGAGCGATATCGTTTGGCCCGAGGGCTATGTGCCTGGTTTTACCGACAACTACTGCTCAAACGAGGTCATCGTTACCGGACTGACGACGGCGGAGCTGTGGCCACTCCTCAACACGGCAACGCTGTGGCCGACCTATTACGCCAACTCCGCCGATGTCGAGTTCGATAACGGCAAGGGGCCACGGCTGAGCCTCGGTACTCGCTTCCGCTTCAAGACCTTCGGGTTTCCGGTGGAGGCTCAGGTCGTCGAATACGTCGCGCCGGTGCTGGGCCAGCCTGCGCGTGTGGCATGGCACGGCTGGGCCGAGGGCGACGCCGAAACCCGTCTCGATGTGCATCATGCCTGGCTGATCGAAGACCTGTCGGGCGGGCGCGTGCGCATCCTGACACAAGAGACGCAGGTCGGGAAACCGGCAAGGGATCTTGCCGCTGCAAAGCCAAATCCGATGATCAATGGGCACCAGGACTGGCTTGACGGCATGGTCGCCGCAGCCCGCAAGGCGAGGAAGCAATGA
- a CDS encoding LysR family transcriptional regulator has translation MPDIKTLDLNLLKAFNALMEERNVTRAAAQLGLTQPAMSGILRRLRASFDDPLFARTQRGIVPTARALELASPVRQVLGEIEALLQPRAFEPHTASFTLSLTATDYALRAVVVPFLSALRQRAPNIRVAVRPIDEDRMRGQFERGDLDFALLTPETTPPDLHVRRLFDEHYVCAMRSGHPDAKGKTLSLDRFCALDHALVSYAGDSFSGPTDTALARLGRRRRVSLSVASFLVLPEVLRATDLVAVVPRRLLSGLGELVLLKPPLDIPGFSKIAAWHDRTHRDPGHRWIRELLFETSGVKTRREKRA, from the coding sequence ATGCCTGATATCAAGACCCTCGATCTCAACCTGCTGAAGGCATTCAATGCGCTGATGGAGGAGCGCAACGTGACGCGCGCCGCGGCGCAGCTCGGGCTGACGCAACCGGCCATGAGCGGAATCCTGAGGCGTTTGCGCGCAAGCTTCGACGATCCGCTGTTTGCACGCACGCAACGCGGGATCGTGCCGACGGCTCGTGCGCTGGAGCTCGCAAGTCCGGTCAGGCAGGTGCTCGGCGAGATCGAAGCGCTGCTCCAGCCGCGCGCATTCGAGCCCCACACTGCGAGTTTCACGTTGTCGCTGACGGCGACCGACTATGCGTTGCGCGCGGTCGTCGTTCCCTTCCTCAGCGCGCTCAGGCAGCGTGCCCCGAACATCCGCGTCGCGGTGCGTCCGATCGACGAGGATCGGATGCGGGGCCAGTTCGAACGCGGCGATCTCGATTTTGCACTGCTCACTCCCGAGACCACGCCGCCGGACCTGCATGTCCGGCGCCTGTTCGACGAACATTATGTTTGCGCGATGCGCAGCGGCCATCCCGATGCCAAGGGCAAGACGTTGTCCCTCGACCGGTTCTGCGCCCTCGATCACGCGCTCGTCTCCTATGCCGGCGACAGCTTCAGCGGACCGACCGACACTGCGTTGGCAAGGCTCGGGCGTCGCCGGCGTGTCAGCCTGTCGGTCGCGAGCTTTCTCGTCCTGCCCGAGGTCTTGCGCGCGACCGATCTCGTCGCCGTCGTGCCACGACGCCTGCTCTCGGGCCTCGGCGAGCTGGTGTTGCTCAAGCCGCCGCTCGACATTCCCGGTTTCTCCAAGATCGCCGCCTGGCACGATCGCACCCACCGCGATCCCGGCCATCGCTGGATCCGCGAGCTGCTGTTCGAGACATCGGGCGTGAAGACCCGACGGGAGAAACGCGCATGA